Proteins encoded in a region of the Suncus etruscus isolate mSunEtr1 chromosome 1, mSunEtr1.pri.cur, whole genome shotgun sequence genome:
- the CCIN gene encoding calicin, with product MKLEFTEKNYNSFVLQNLNKQRKRKEYWDMALTVDHHVFFAHRNVLAAVSPLVKSLISNNDMKTTDELFITIDPNYLSPATVEHLLDYFYSGKVVISEQNVEELLRGAQYFNTPRLRIHCNDFLIKSIRRANCLRYLFLAELFELKEVSDLAYSGIRDNFHYWASPEGSVHFMRCPPIIFGRLLRDENLHVLNEDQALNALINWVYFRKDEREKYFKKFFNYINLNAVSNKTLMFASSKLMGMENSSAHTTLIESVLMDRKQERPCSLLNYQRKGALLDSVVILGGQKAHGKFNDGVFAYIIQENLWLKLSEMPYRAAALSATSAGRYIYISGGTTEQISGLKTAWRYDMDDNSWTKLPDLPTGLVFHTMVTCGGTVYSVGGSVAPRRYVSSIYRYDERKEAWSLAGKMSIPMDGTAVITKDDRNLYIVTGRCLVKGYISRVGVVDCFDTNTGDVVQCITFPIEFNHRPLLSFCQDSILCVHSHRQSVEINLQKVKANKTTTSVPLLPNNCPLDVSHAICSIGDNKVFVCGGVTTACDVQTKDYTINPNAYLLDQKANEWKILAPPPEALDCPACCLAKLPCKILQRI from the coding sequence ATGAAATTGGAATTCACTGAGAAAAACTACAACAGCTTCGTGCTGCAGAACCTGAACAAGCAGAGAAAACGCAAAGAGTACTGGGACATGGCCCTGACTGTGGACCACCATGTCTTCTTTGCACACCGCAATGTGCTGGCTGCTGTCTCGCCTCTGGTGAAGAGCCTCATTTCTAACAATGACATGAAGACCACTGATGAGCTCTTCATCACCATCGACCCCAACTACCTGAGCCCGGCCACAGTGGAACATCTTCTGGATTACTTCTACAGCGGCAAGGTGGTGATCTCAGAGCAGAATGTAGAGGAGCTCCTGAGAGGAGCCCAGTATTTCAACACTCCACGCCTTCGGATTCACTGCAACGATTTCCTGATTAAATCAATCCGCCGTGCCAATTGCTTGCGCTATCTCTTCTTAGCCGAATTGTTTGAACTCAAAGAAGTATCAGATCTGGCCTATTCTGGCATTCGTGACAACTTCCACTACTGGGCCAGTCCGGAAGGTTCCGTGCACTTCATGCGCTGTCCTCCCATCATCTTTGGCCGCCTGCTGAGAGATGAAAACTTGCACGTGCTCAATGAGGACCAAGCGCTTAATGCACTCATCAACTGGGTATACTTTCGGAAGGATGAGCGGGAGAAATACTTCAAGAAATTCTTCAATTACATCAACCTAAACGCTGTCTCCAACAAGACACTGATGTTCGCCAGCAGTAAACTGATGGGGATGGAGAACAGCTCAGCCCATACAACCCTGATTGAGAGCGTCCTGATGGATCGCAAACAGGAGAGGCCGTGCAGCCTGCTGAACTACCAACGGAAAGGGGCCCTGCTCGATTCTGTGGTCATCCTCGGGGGCCAGAAAGCCCACGGCAAGTTCAATGATGGAGTGTTTGCCTATATCATCCAGGAGAACCTGTGGCTAAAGCTCTCAGAGATGCCCTACCGTGCAGCAGCCCTCAGTGCCACCTCTGCAGGTCGCTACATCTATATCTCTGGTGGCACCACTGAGCAGATATCAGGACTGAAGACAGCTTGGCGATATGACATGGATGACAATTCCTGGACCAAGCTGCCTGACTTGCCAACTGGGCTGGTCTTCCATACCATGGTGACCTGCGGAGGCACCGTGTATTCAGTGGGTGGGAGTGTCGCCCCGAGGCGGTATGTCTCCAGTATCTATCGCTATGATGAGCGCAAAGAGGCCTGGAGCCTGGCAGGGAAGATGAGCATCCCAATGGATGGCACAGCTGTGATCACCAAGGATGATCGGAACCTGTACATTGTCACTGGGAGGTGCTTGGTGAAGGGCTACATCTCCCGAGTGGGAGTGGTGGATTGTTTTGACACCAACACTGGGGATGTGGTCCAGTGTATAACCTTCCCCATTGAGTTCAATCACCGGCCCCTGCTGTCTTTCTGTCAGGACAGTATCCTTTGTGTCCACAGTCACCGCCAGAGTGTAGAGATCAACCTGCAGAAGGTAAAGGCCAACAAGACCACCACCTCAGTGCCTCTGTTGCCCAACAACTGCCCCTTAGATGTGTCCCATGCTATATGTTCCATTGGAGACAACAAGGTCTTTGTATGTGGGGGTGTCACCACAGCCTGTGATGTCCAAACCAAAGACTACACCATCAATCCCAATGCCTACTTGCTAGACCAAAAGGCAAACGAGTGGAAGATCCTGGCCCCCCCACCTGAGGCACTGGACTGTCCTGCCTGCTGTCTAGCCAAGCTGCCTTGCAAGATTCTTCAAAGGATTTAA